Genomic segment of Anaeromusa acidaminophila DSM 3853:
CTTCTGCGCCATTCCTTGGATTTATACGGCCGCTGTAAAAATTGTACTCGTAAAAAAACCGGGCAGGAGGATCCCGTATGATTCGAATTGAACATGTTTCTTTTTCCTATGAAGCCGATGCGGTATTGAACGATGTATCTATTGCGGTGGGCAGTGGTGAATTTGTTGCGTTAGTTGGACCTAATGGCGGCGGAAAGACAACCTTAATCCGCTTATTAGCGGGATTATGTCAGCCCAGTGCAGGCGGTATTTATATTGACGGAAAGAATCCATGCGATTTTTTAAAAAACGGTACATTAGCCTATGTGCCGCAACAGTATAGCCAAAATGTTTCCGGCTTTCCGATGACGGTGAAAGAGCTTTTGCAGTTGTTGCCGCAGCGGCGGCGGACAGCCAAAGAAGTTCTGCAGATTGTAGGCTTGGAGGGGCTGGAAGGCAAGCGTTTAGAGGCGTTGTCCGGAGGACAGCTGCAGCGGGTGCTGATTGCAAGGGCTCTTTTGACAGCGCCGAAAGTGCTGTTGTTGGATGAACCTACAAGCGGTGTTGATTATGAGGCAAGTACGCAAATTTATCAATTGTTGCAAAAGCTTTGCCGCCAAGAAGGCATGACGGTTGTGATGGTTTCTCATGATGTTGACAATGCGGCCCGCTGGACCAGCAGGGTAGCTTGTATCAATAAAGGACTGTGCTTTTATGGCACGAACGAGGAATTTGCTTCCACGCATATTCAGGAGCGCCATCTTTGGTATTATACAGGTTGATGGGAGGGGATTTTGTGGAAGCATTTAGCTATGATTTTATGCAGCGCGCTTTAGCGGCAGGACTTGTGATTGCCTTGTTGTGTCCGTTAATTGGCTTTTTTGTGGTGGTCCGCAGGCAATCTCTGATTGGAGACGGCTTGGGGCATCTGGCTTTTGCTGGCGTTACCGGCGCCTCTTTGTTGGGGGTATATCCAGTAGTCGGCGCTTTGGCGGTGACGGTTCTCGGCTCATTGGGCATTGAATGGGTTAGGCAGCGGCATCGAGCGCACAGCGATATGGGTTTAGCGATTGTGTTTTACGCCGGTATGGCGTTGGCGGTACTGTTCAGCACTATGAACCGTATGGGCGGAAACTCTCTTTTAAGCGTTCTTTTTGGCAGTATACTGACGGTGACGCCAGAAGATGTTTGGAGTATGGTTGGCTGTGGACTTGTCGTAGGTTTTTTGTTGTTAAAAATGGCGCCTAAATTATTATGTATGGCTTTTGATGAGGAAATGGCTTATGTATCCGGCATGCCTGTGCGGAAACTGAACTGTCTGTTTAGTATTTTAATGGCCGTAGTAGTTGTTTTAGGCATGCGTATTGTCGGCATTCTGTTGGTCAGCGCGCTGATGATTGTACCAGTAGCCGCGGCTTTGCAATTTCATAAAGGTTTTCGCGTTACCTTGCTATTGGCGGAGCTTTTTGCTCTTGTATCCGTTATTGGCGGCCTAAGCGTATCCTTTTATCTGGATATGGCGCCCGGCGGAACTATTGTTCTTTGCTGCATTTTGTTGTATTTGGCTGCCGGTTTGGCAGCTAAAGCATTTTGCAAAGAATAAAAGGGCAGCGGAGGCGTGATATCGATAAACTAAAGGATTTCAGTTGACTATATTTGTTTTTAAGGTCTATGATTTAAGGAGAGATACTATTTTGTGGAGGGATGGCTATGCATCAGGCTGCAGAAATATTGAACTCCTTTTGCGCGGTTGCGGAATACATACCCCAGCTTGTCAATCATAAAATGGGCATGGTTGTTTGTGACCGAGAATGTTGGATCGCTGTTAACTCTATAGAGGAACTACGTAAGCAGGTCTGCTTGGGAGAACCGATAAAGTCAGGTTCGGCGGTACATCAAGCAATGCAGCTCAAACGTCGGGTTTGCGTACATGTAGATAAAGTAGTTTATGGCATACCTTATGTTGCCGTCAGTATGCCGATTTATGCTGGGGATGTGATTGTAGGAGCCGTAGCCATTCATGAATCTTTGGAGACGGCGTCCATTTTGTTGGACTCAGCGGCGGAACTGCAAGAAGCGGCTGCTATGATGAAAGTGGTTATCGACAAGGTGCATGAAGACGCCCAATCGTTGGCCGGTGTCGGCGGCCTTTTAAAACAGTTGTCGGGGGAAGCGCAGAAACATGTCAAAGGGACGGATCAGGTATTGAATTTTATCAAGAACGTCGCCAGTCAAACTAATTTGCTGGGTTTGAACGCTGCTATTGAAGCGGCGCGCGTTGGCGAATTGGGGCGAGGCTTTGGCGTAGTAGCGGAAGAAGTGCGTAAGTTGGCTGTGGATAGTGCTGGGTCGGCAGGACAAATTGAGACCATTCTGAAGGAAATTGGCAGCAGTATCGGCAAGATCAGCAATGAAATTGTACGGATTGAGTCGCTGGCGGAGCAGCAGGCGCAGGAGCTTTCCGGCGTTACCGATCATGGAAGGCGTCTTATCGAATTGTCAGTACGTTTGAACGAACTAGCCGGGAGTTTGAATTGCTCAGAAAAATAGCAATGCTTATCGTAAAATAAAAAAGGACCCGCATTTTGATATGCTACCCCTAGATAGGACAATG
This window contains:
- a CDS encoding metal ABC transporter ATP-binding protein, whose amino-acid sequence is MIRIEHVSFSYEADAVLNDVSIAVGSGEFVALVGPNGGGKTTLIRLLAGLCQPSAGGIYIDGKNPCDFLKNGTLAYVPQQYSQNVSGFPMTVKELLQLLPQRRRTAKEVLQIVGLEGLEGKRLEALSGGQLQRVLIARALLTAPKVLLLDEPTSGVDYEASTQIYQLLQKLCRQEGMTVVMVSHDVDNAARWTSRVACINKGLCFYGTNEEFASTHIQERHLWYYTG
- a CDS encoding metal ABC transporter permease; protein product: MEAFSYDFMQRALAAGLVIALLCPLIGFFVVVRRQSLIGDGLGHLAFAGVTGASLLGVYPVVGALAVTVLGSLGIEWVRQRHRAHSDMGLAIVFYAGMALAVLFSTMNRMGGNSLLSVLFGSILTVTPEDVWSMVGCGLVVGFLLLKMAPKLLCMAFDEEMAYVSGMPVRKLNCLFSILMAVVVVLGMRIVGILLVSALMIVPVAAALQFHKGFRVTLLLAELFALVSVIGGLSVSFYLDMAPGGTIVLCCILLYLAAGLAAKAFCKE
- a CDS encoding methyl-accepting chemotaxis protein; its protein translation is MHQAAEILNSFCAVAEYIPQLVNHKMGMVVCDRECWIAVNSIEELRKQVCLGEPIKSGSAVHQAMQLKRRVCVHVDKVVYGIPYVAVSMPIYAGDVIVGAVAIHESLETASILLDSAAELQEAAAMMKVVIDKVHEDAQSLAGVGGLLKQLSGEAQKHVKGTDQVLNFIKNVASQTNLLGLNAAIEAARVGELGRGFGVVAEEVRKLAVDSAGSAGQIETILKEIGSSIGKISNEIVRIESLAEQQAQELSGVTDHGRRLIELSVRLNELAGSLNCSEK